CGCGCGGCCGGGGTGCCCGACGCGCACACCCATCACGAACGTTTCGCCTGGTGACAGGCGCGAAGGGAGGATCCGTGCGACGGATCACCGTCTGGCTGCTCTCCACCGTGGCCGCCCTGGTCCTGCTGTTCAGCTACAAGACCAGCACGATGGGCCCCGGCGGGGAGAGCAGCGCCATCGCCTCCGGCACCGGCTCCGGCGGCACGGGCACCGGCTCGTGGAGCGGGACCGACGCCGGCTCCGGCTCCACCGGCTCGGGCTCCACCGGCTCCGATTCCGGTTCCGGCTCCACCGGCGGCGACTCGGGCGGGTCGTCGAACGGGACCGCCACCGGGTCGGTGGCGCAGACCCGGTGGGGGCCGGTGCAGGTGAAGATCACCGTCTCCGGCGGGAAGATCACCGACGTCGCCGCGGTGCAGGTGCCCGACGGCAACCACCGGGACCAGGAGATCAACGACTACGCGGTGCCGATCCTGCGGCAGGAGGCCCTGGCGGCGCAGAGCGCGCAGATCGACACGGTCTCCGGGGCCACCGTCACCAGCGACGGCTACCGGGAGTCGCTGCAGGCCGCGATCGACGCGGCGCACCTGAAATGAGGCCGACCGGGGAACTCGACCGCCGGGCCTGGGTGGTGCAGGTGATGGGGCTGCCGGTCAGCGTGCACCTGCGCGGCCCCGAGGTGCGTACCGACGCGGTGGCGGAGCGGGTGGAGCGGGTCTTCGCCGAGCTGCGCGAGGTCGACGCGGTGTTCAGCACGTACCGGGCGGAGAGCGTGCTCGGTCGGCTTGGCGGGGCGCCGCCCGGCCCGGCCGCCACCGCCGACCCGCTGGTGCGCGAGGTGGTGACGCTCTGCGAGACGGCCCGCGCGCGGACCGCCGGCTGGTTCGACGCGCGCCGGCTGCCACTGCCGCTGGGCGGCACCGGCTTCGACCCGTCCGGGCTGGTCAAGGGGTGGGCGGTGGAGCGGGCCGCGCGGCACCTGGCGGACCTGCCCGAGCACGACCTCTGCCTCAACGCCGGCGGGGACGTGCTGCTGCGTACCGTGCCGGGACGGCCGGCCTGGCGGATCGGCGTCGAGGACCCCGCCGGGCCCGAACGGCTGCTCGACGTGGTCGAGCTGGCGCGCGGCGCGGTCGCCACGTCGGGCACCGCGCGGCGCGGCGCGCACATCACCGACCCCCGGCCGGTCGGCCGGCCGAGGCCGTCCGGTCGGTCACCGTGGTCGGCCCCGAGCTGCTCTGGGCCGACGTGTACGCCACGGCGGCGGTCGCCCGCGGCGCCGACGCCCTCGACTGGCTGGCCACCCTGACCGGCTACGCCGCCCTCCTGGTGGACGCCACCGGCCGGCCCCGGGCGACCCCGACCTGGCCCGGCTCCCGCCGCCGCCACGCGGATCATGGAGTCGTGGTCCCTCACAAAACTCGCTGACCGGGCGTACCAGGCGCCACCACTCCATGATCCACACAGCTGGGCGGGGGCAGCGGATCGACGTGCGTCCGGGGCAGACTGGCCGGCATGGGTGACATGAGCGATCCGAAGAAGGTGCTGCGGCACTACCTCCAGGCGTGCCGGGACGACCTGATCTGGAAGCTCGACGGGCTGAGCGAACGCGAGGTCCGACTGCCCCGCACCTCGACCGGCACCAACCTGCTGGGCATCGTCAAGCACTGCCTCAACGTCGAGGCCGGCTACTTCGGGCCCACCTTCGGGCGCGAGTTCCCGACCCCCGACGAGCTGCTCCCCCTGTCCGCGTACGACGAGGACCCGCAGGCCGACTGGTACGCGCGGGAGGACGAGACGAAGGACGGGCTGATCGACCTCTACCGTCGGGTCGGGGCCTTCGCCGACGAGACGATCGACCTGCTGCCGCTCGACGCCCCGGGGCGGGTGTCGTGGTGGCGGCCGGGCGCGCAGGACGTGACCCTGCACGGGGTGATCGCGCACGTCCTGTTCGACCTGGCCCGGCACGCGGGGCACGCCGACATCCTGCGCGAGCAGCACGACGGGGCGGTCGGCCTGCGGCGGGAGAACTCGAACCTCCCCGACCAGGACTGGCCGGCGTACGTGGCGAAGCTGACCGCGCTCGCCGACCGGTTCGCCTGACCGGGCGGGACACGGCGTGGGTGGGTGGGAACCGGACGGGCGCGGCGGGGAGAATGGGGGCATGCAGCCACACCCGAACGTGCAGGCGGTGCAGCGGGCGCTCGACGACGCGGGCGCACGGGACGGCTCCGCCGACGCCAGCCAGGTACGCCTGCTGCCCGAGGCGGTGCACACCGCCGCCGCGGCGGCCGAGGCGCTCGGCGTCCAGGTCGGCGCCATCGCCAACTCGCTGATCTTCGACGCGGACGACGCGCCGCTGCTGGTGCTCACCTCCGGCGCGCACCGGGTGGACACCGCCGGCCTCGCCGCCGCCCTCGGGGTCACCCACCTGCGCCGGGCCAGCCCCGAGTTCGTCCGGGAACACACCGGCCAGGTCATCGGCGGGGTCGCCCCGGTCGGTCACCCCCGACCGCTGCGCACGCTGGTCGACACCGCCCTCGCGGCGTACGACGAGGTGTGGGCGGCCGGCGGGGTGCCGCAGGCGGTCTTCCCGACCACGTACGCGGAGCTGCTGCGGATCACCGCCGGGACCCCGGCCGACGTGGCGTGAGCGACGTACCCGACCTGGTCACGCTGCACGTGTGGCGGATCCCCCGGACGGCGGTGCCCCGGGCGCTGGCCCGGATGGCCCTGCACCCGCGCCGGCTGCGGCACACCCGGGGCGTACGGTTCGGCAAGCTGCTCGGCACCGGGACCGGCACCGGCTTCGGTCCCGGCGACGCCGACCTGACCCGGTGGGCCGCCCTGGTGGCCTGGGACTCCCCCGCCGCGGCGGCCGGCTTCGACGCCTCCCCGGTGGGCCGCTCCTGGGCCCGGATCGCCCACGCGTCCGCCCGGGTCGAGCTGCGCCCGCTGACCAGCCGCGGCGAGTGGTCCGGCCGGCGGCCCTTCGGCGATCCGCCCGGTGGTCGGGTCGACGGGCCGGTGCTCGCGCTGACCCGGGCCCGGCTGCGGCCCCGCCGGGCGGTCACCTTCTGGCGGGCCATCCCGCCGGTCGCCGCCGCCCTGCACGCCGCCCCCGGCCTGCTCGCCCGGTTCGGCGTCGGCGAGGCCCCGCTGGGCTGGCAGGGCACGGTGAGCGTGTGGCGGGATCCGGCGGACCTCGTCGCGTTCGCGTACCGTCACCCCGAGCACCGCGCCGCCATCGCCCGCACCCCCACCGAGGGGTGGTACGCGGAGGAACTCTTCGCGCGGTTCGAGGTGCGCGACGTGGTCGGCGACCGGACGGTGCTGGGATGGGTCGCCGACGGCGACGCGGACGAGGCGAGAGGACACGCATGAGGTTGGTGCGGTGGACGCCGGACGATCTGGTCCGGCGGCTGGACGACGTGGTGGCCGTCTACGGCGAGGCGATGGGTTACCGCGCCGACCTGCTGGAGGCCCGGCGCGGCTACATCGCCACCCACGTCCGCCGCCCCGGCTTCCGGGCCGTCGCCAGCCTCACCTCCTCCGGCCAGCTGGCCGGCTTCGGGTACGGCTATCTCGGCGCCCCCGGGCAGTGGTGGCACGACCAGGTGCACCGGGCGCTCGACGGCACCGCCCGGCGGCGCTGGCTGACCGACTGCTTCGAGGTGGTGGAGCTGCACGTCCGGCCGCCCGCGCAGGGGCACGGCCTCGGCGCCGGCCAGCTGCGCGCCCTGCTCGGCCTGGCGGAGGGGACGACCACCCTGCTCTCCACGCCGGAGGCCGACGAGCAGCAGTCCCGGGCGTGGCGGCTCTACCGCCGGTTCGGCTTCGTCGACGTGCTGCGGCACTTCCACTTCCCCGGCGACGAACGCCCGTTCGGCGTGCTCGGTCGCGACCTGCCGCTGCCCCCGCCCGCCCCGCGAGCGTCCGCCCCGGAACCGGCCGCGCCGTGATCCGACGGCGACTGCCCTGGGCGCTGCTGGCCGTCCTGATCCTCGCCCAGATCTGCTACCCGCTCACCACCGGCGCCACCCGGGCCGGGCTCACCGTGGCCACCGTCGTCCTCGGCTACCTGCTCTCGGTCGGGCACGCGCTGGTCACCCGGGGCGTGCGGGCGGCGGGGGCGCTGGTCGCGGTGGCCACCGGGGGTGGCTTCGCGATCGAGGCGCTCGGGGTGGCCACCGGCTTCCCGTTCGGCAGCTACGACTACTCCGGCGAGCTGGGACCGAAGCTCGCCGGGGTGCCGTTGATCATCCCGCTGGCCTGGACCTGGATGGCCTGGCCGGCCTGGCTGGCCGCGGTCCGGCTCACCTCCGGGCCGGCCGGGGAGCGGCGGGCAGTCGGGTGGGTGGACCGGCTCGGCCGGGTCGCGCTCGGCGCGGTCGGGCTGGCCGCCTGGGACCTCTTCCTCGACCCGCAGATGGTGGCGGAGGGCTACTGGCGGTGGCGGGACGCCGTACCGGCGCTGCCCGGCCTGCCCGGCATCCCGGTCAGCAACTACCTCGGCTGGCTGCTCTTCGCGGTGCTGCTGATGAGCGCACTGCGTCCCCTCGCCGGCCCGGCCGTGGACACCGTCGACGGGCGGGACGCGCCGATGTTCGCGCTCTACCTGTGGACGTACCTCTCCAGCGTGCTGGCGCACGCGGTCTTCCTGCGGCTGCCCGCCTCGGCGGTCTGGGGCGCGGTCGGCATGGCGGTCACCGCCGTACCGCTGGCGGTCGTGCTGCTGCGGGCCCGCCGGGACGACGCGGGTCGGCCCGCGCCGCACCGCACACCGCGCCCCGGCGTCGACGCCACCGCATGACCGCCCTGCTCGCCCTGCTGGTCGCGCTGGTCGCGCTCACCGGCCACACCTGGGTCAACGCCACCCGCTGGCTGCGCCGCCCCGGCGCCGGCCCGGTGCAGGTGACCGAGCGGGTGGCGGTGCTGCCCGCTGCGCGACGAGGCCGACCGGGTCACCCCGTGCCTGCGCTCGCTGCTCGCCCAGCAGGGGGTCCGCGACCTGCGGATCGTGGTGCTCGACGACGGTTCCACCGACGGGACGGCCGACGTGGTGCGCGCGGTGGCCGGCGACGACCCGCGGCTCACCCTGCTCACCGGGGTCGCCCCGCCGCCCGGCTGGCTGGGCAAGCCACACGCCTGCTGGCAGCTCGCCACGCGCACCGACCCGGCCGTCGGCGTGCTGGCCTTCGTCGACGCCGACGTGGTGCTCACCCCGTACGCCGTCGCGGCGGCGGTGACCGAACTGCGCGCGGCCGGGGCGACGCTGCTGTCGCCGTACCCGAGGATCCTGGTGCGGACGGCGGCCGACCGGCTGGTGCAGCCGCTGCTGCAGTGGTTGTGGCTGACCTTCCTGCCGCTGCGCGCGATGGAGCGCTCGCCACGGCCCTCCCTGGCGGCGGCCGGCGGGCAGTTCCTGCTCGTCGACCGGGCCGGCTACCTGCGGGCCGGCGGGCACGCCTCGGTCGCCGACAAGGTCCTGGAGGACATCGAGCTGGCCCGCGCGGTCAAGCGCTCCGGGGGCCGGATCGCCCTGGCCGACGGGTCGGCGCTGGCCGCCTGTCGGATGTACGAGACGTGGCCGCAGCTGCGCGACGGCTACACCAAGTCGCTCTGGGCCTCCTTCGGGCACCCGGTCGCCGCCGCCGTGGTGGTGACCCTGCTGCTCCTGCTCTGGACCGCTCCCCCGCTGGTCGCCGTGGGGGCGCTGGCGGCGGGCGCGCCGACGGTCGCCGGGGTGGCGTTCCTCGGCTACCTGCTGGGCGTCGCCGGACGGGTGGTCAGCGCCCGGGCCACCGGCGGGCGGGCCTGGCCCGACGCGCTGGCCCACCCCGTGTCGGTCGTGGTCCTCGGTTGGCTGACCCTGCGGTCGTACCATCTGCGGAAGCGGCGGCGCCTGTCCTGGCGCGGCCGCCCGGTCAGCTAGGAGGACGTGGCATGGCGCGGATCGTGGTCATCGGCGCCGGCGTGGGCGGGTTGGCCACCGCCGCCCGGCTGGCCGTCACCGGGCATGAGGTCACCGTCTTCGAACGCGCCGACACCGTCGGCGGCAAGCTCGGCCGGTACGTCCACGACACGCCGGACGGGGCGTACCACTTCGACACCGGGCCGAGCCTGCTCACCCTGCCCCAGGTGTTCCACGACCTGTTCGAGGCGACCGGCGCGAAGCTCGACGAGTACCTCGACCTGACGCCGCTGGACCCGATCGTCCGGCACGTCTTCCCCGGCGGCGGGCCCACCCTCGACTCCTGCGCCGACCCGGCCGAGTTCGCCGCCCGGATCGGTGCCACCCTCGGCGACCGGTCCGCCGCCGACTGGCAGCGGCTGTGGCGC
The Micromonospora sp. R77 DNA segment above includes these coding regions:
- a CDS encoding FMN-binding protein; the protein is MRRITVWLLSTVAALVLLFSYKTSTMGPGGESSAIASGTGSGGTGTGSWSGTDAGSGSTGSGSTGSDSGSGSTGGDSGGSSNGTATGSVAQTRWGPVQVKITVSGGKITDVAAVQVPDGNHRDQEINDYAVPILRQEALAAQSAQIDTVSGATVTSDGYRESLQAAIDAAHLK
- a CDS encoding FAD:protein FMN transferase — its product is MRPTGELDRRAWVVQVMGLPVSVHLRGPEVRTDAVAERVERVFAELREVDAVFSTYRAESVLGRLGGAPPGPAATADPLVREVVTLCETARARTAGWFDARRLPLPLGGTGFDPSGLVKGWAVERAARHLADLPEHDLCLNAGGDVLLRTVPGRPAWRIGVEDPAGPERLLDVVELARGAVATSGTARRGAHITDPRPVGRPRPSGRSPWSAPSCSGPTCTPRRRSPAAPTPSTGWPP
- a CDS encoding DinB family protein, with amino-acid sequence MGDMSDPKKVLRHYLQACRDDLIWKLDGLSEREVRLPRTSTGTNLLGIVKHCLNVEAGYFGPTFGREFPTPDELLPLSAYDEDPQADWYAREDETKDGLIDLYRRVGAFADETIDLLPLDAPGRVSWWRPGAQDVTLHGVIAHVLFDLARHAGHADILREQHDGAVGLRRENSNLPDQDWPAYVAKLTALADRFA
- a CDS encoding YbaK/EbsC family protein; translated protein: MQPHPNVQAVQRALDDAGARDGSADASQVRLLPEAVHTAAAAAEALGVQVGAIANSLIFDADDAPLLVLTSGAHRVDTAGLAAALGVTHLRRASPEFVREHTGQVIGGVAPVGHPRPLRTLVDTALAAYDEVWAAGGVPQAVFPTTYAELLRITAGTPADVA
- a CDS encoding monooxygenase; translated protein: MSDVPDLVTLHVWRIPRTAVPRALARMALHPRRLRHTRGVRFGKLLGTGTGTGFGPGDADLTRWAALVAWDSPAAAAGFDASPVGRSWARIAHASARVELRPLTSRGEWSGRRPFGDPPGGRVDGPVLALTRARLRPRRAVTFWRAIPPVAAALHAAPGLLARFGVGEAPLGWQGTVSVWRDPADLVAFAYRHPEHRAAIARTPTEGWYAEELFARFEVRDVVGDRTVLGWVADGDADEARGHA
- a CDS encoding GNAT family N-acetyltransferase, which encodes MRLVRWTPDDLVRRLDDVVAVYGEAMGYRADLLEARRGYIATHVRRPGFRAVASLTSSGQLAGFGYGYLGAPGQWWHDQVHRALDGTARRRWLTDCFEVVELHVRPPAQGHGLGAGQLRALLGLAEGTTTLLSTPEADEQQSRAWRLYRRFGFVDVLRHFHFPGDERPFGVLGRDLPLPPPAPRASAPEPAAP
- a CDS encoding carotenoid biosynthesis protein, translating into MRRRLPWALLAVLILAQICYPLTTGATRAGLTVATVVLGYLLSVGHALVTRGVRAAGALVAVATGGGFAIEALGVATGFPFGSYDYSGELGPKLAGVPLIIPLAWTWMAWPAWLAAVRLTSGPAGERRAVGWVDRLGRVALGAVGLAAWDLFLDPQMVAEGYWRWRDAVPALPGLPGIPVSNYLGWLLFAVLLMSALRPLAGPAVDTVDGRDAPMFALYLWTYLSSVLAHAVFLRLPASAVWGAVGMAVTAVPLAVVLLRARRDDAGRPAPHRTPRPGVDATA